One segment of Massilia sp. Se16.2.3 DNA contains the following:
- a CDS encoding thioesterase family protein produces the protein MYTKALVAGWGDMDFNAHMRNTAYLDKSADVRMMYFTEHGFPMSEFMRLQLGPVVMRDEVEYFRECRLLDSIDVTLGIAGLSEDGSRMMLRNEFYREGVLCARVTSTAGWFDLAKRKLTVPPEGLAGLLRGLERSGDYQEFAGSVR, from the coding sequence ATGTACACGAAAGCACTGGTCGCCGGCTGGGGCGACATGGACTTCAACGCGCACATGCGCAACACCGCCTACCTCGACAAGTCGGCCGATGTGCGCATGATGTATTTCACGGAGCACGGCTTCCCGATGTCGGAATTCATGCGCCTGCAACTGGGGCCGGTCGTCATGCGCGACGAGGTCGAGTATTTTCGCGAGTGCCGGCTGCTCGACAGCATCGATGTGACGCTGGGCATTGCGGGACTGTCGGAGGACGGCAGCCGGATGATGCTGAGGAATGAGTTTTACCGGGAGGGGGTGCTGTGCGCGCGGGTGACGTCGACGGCGGGGTGGTTCGATCTGGCGAAGCGGAAGTTGACGGTGCCGCCGGAGGGGCTGGCGGGCTTGTTGAGGGGGTTGGAGAGGAGTGGGGATTATCAGGAGTTCGCGGGGAGTGTGAGGTAG
- the serS gene encoding serine--tRNA ligase, with product MIDIQLLRKDIDNVAARLAARKFQLDVAAFNAMEAERKAIQTRTEELQGKRNSLSKQIGVLKGKGEDTAGVMAEVAGLGDELKANEVALAEVQAKLARFMEAVPNLPHESVPAGVDESGNVEVRKIGTPPHFDFQVKDHVDIGEKLGLDFDTAAKLTGSRFSVMRGGIARLHRALAQYMLDTHTEKHGYTECYTPYMVNADSLRGTGQLPKFEADLFSVKKGGAEGEGEHFYLIPTSEVSLTNIVRDEIVALDTLPIRMTAHTPCFRSEAGSYGRDTRGMIRQHQFDKVELVQVVHPEQSYAALEEMVGQAEFILQSLGLPYRVMSLCTGDMGFSAAKTYDLEVWLPAQNTYREISSLSNCEAFQARRMGARFRNAQNKPELLHTLNGSGLAVGRTLVAVLENYQQPDGSVAIPDVLRPYMGGLERLTPAA from the coding sequence ATGATAGACATCCAACTCCTCCGCAAAGACATCGACAACGTCGCCGCCCGCCTCGCTGCGCGCAAGTTCCAGCTCGACGTGGCCGCGTTCAACGCCATGGAAGCCGAGCGCAAGGCAATCCAGACCCGTACCGAAGAACTGCAGGGCAAGCGCAACTCGCTGTCGAAGCAGATCGGCGTCCTGAAGGGCAAGGGCGAGGACACGGCTGGCGTGATGGCGGAGGTGGCGGGCCTGGGCGACGAGCTGAAGGCCAACGAAGTGGCCCTGGCCGAGGTGCAGGCAAAATTGGCGCGCTTCATGGAAGCGGTGCCGAACCTGCCGCACGAGTCCGTGCCCGCGGGCGTGGATGAAAGCGGCAATGTCGAGGTGCGCAAGATCGGCACGCCGCCACACTTCGACTTCCAGGTGAAGGACCATGTCGACATCGGCGAGAAGCTGGGCCTGGACTTCGACACGGCGGCCAAGCTGACCGGCTCGCGCTTCTCGGTCATGCGCGGCGGTATCGCACGACTGCACCGCGCGCTGGCGCAGTACATGCTCGACACCCACACCGAAAAGCATGGCTATACCGAGTGCTACACACCCTACATGGTCAACGCCGATTCGCTGCGCGGCACCGGCCAGCTGCCGAAGTTCGAAGCCGACCTGTTCTCGGTGAAGAAGGGCGGCGCGGAAGGCGAGGGCGAGCACTTCTACCTGATCCCGACTTCGGAAGTGTCGCTGACGAACATCGTGCGCGACGAGATCGTGGCACTCGACACGCTGCCGATCCGCATGACGGCGCATACCCCGTGCTTCCGCTCGGAAGCGGGCAGCTACGGCCGCGACACCCGCGGCATGATCCGCCAGCACCAGTTCGACAAGGTCGAGCTCGTACAGGTGGTCCATCCGGAGCAATCGTATGCGGCGCTCGAGGAAATGGTCGGCCAGGCCGAGTTCATCCTCCAGAGCCTGGGCTTGCCTTACCGCGTGATGTCGCTGTGCACGGGCGACATGGGCTTCTCGGCCGCCAAGACCTACGACCTGGAAGTCTGGCTGCCGGCACAGAATACCTACCGCGAGATCTCGTCGCTGTCGAACTGCGAAGCCTTCCAGGCCCGCCGCATGGGCGCGCGTTTCCGCAACGCCCAGAACAAGCCGGAACTGCTGCACACCCTGAACGGCTCGGGCCTGGCGGTCGGCCGCACCCTGGTCGCGGTGCTGGAGAACTACCAGCAGCCTGATGGCAGCGTGGCGATCCCGGACGTGCTGCGTCCCTACATGGGCGGCCTCGAGCGCCTGACGCCGGCGGCGTGA
- a CDS encoding winged helix-turn-helix domain-containing protein: protein MSKATRPADVYLRFLNLAQALRALPSLPPLDPLEERILSIVGRAREAQQRLCVRDLMAQAELGAPATIHTRIKGMRKKGWILLADTDDTRRKQVDLTPAALAYFDQLSGCLMQAAKSD from the coding sequence ATGAGCAAGGCAACGCGCCCCGCTGATGTCTACCTGCGCTTCCTGAACCTGGCGCAGGCCCTGCGCGCCCTGCCCTCGCTGCCGCCGCTCGACCCGCTCGAGGAACGCATCCTGTCCATCGTCGGCCGCGCCCGCGAAGCGCAGCAGCGCCTGTGCGTGCGCGACCTGATGGCGCAGGCGGAACTGGGCGCCCCAGCCACCATCCATACCCGCATCAAGGGCATGCGCAAGAAAGGCTGGATCCTGCTGGCCGACACCGACGACACGCGCCGCAAGCAGGTGGACCTCACGCCGGCGGCCCTGGCCTATTTCGACCAGCTGTCGGGGTGCCTGATGCAGGCGGCGAAGTCGGACTGA
- a CDS encoding tetratricopeptide repeat-containing diguanylate cyclase, whose amino-acid sequence MRPITMGKLQFKEGTALVHLGRDREALAAFRDALATAERGGLSTLEANIRGNIADFFLRQHDYPGAERESRLALAASERVKEQRLILMARANLGFALMGQGRMAEGLPWVDGVIAELRKGEVWGDVEAMLDEKSRMQQQAGLYREALATVRQQQELGRTNDRAARDRAIAALQEEFDATQRTRQIEFLHRENGIKEAELGSRRMAQLVTTLAAVLTVLGGAVVFVLYRRARSSAVRLQQLNTQLEFHSMRDALTGLFNRRSFVDKMSARATHGSGERRKAAPGDVDCFVLMDIDHFKTINDRWGHAVGDAVLVEVARRLALAVRDTDMVLRWGGEEFLVRPGNQSSPPCRTDRPGARCGGRNARRRGQLPGRGHAERRRRLPALPGGRKAARSTGKARCALPTGRCTTARRTGATRPGSSPACLRRCLPCSPTWTGPDTAACRQVCWTCTACADPASRIPPSLRRGPGLDCSRVHRNSPKCNKVCIFDHFQHAIVSRLLTLPRSTHGR is encoded by the coding sequence GTGCGCCCGATCACCATGGGCAAGCTCCAGTTCAAGGAAGGCACCGCGCTGGTGCACCTCGGACGCGACCGCGAGGCGCTTGCAGCCTTCCGCGACGCACTGGCCACGGCCGAACGGGGCGGCTTGAGCACGCTGGAAGCCAACATACGCGGCAACATCGCCGATTTCTTCCTGCGGCAGCACGATTATCCCGGCGCCGAACGCGAATCGCGGCTGGCATTGGCGGCGTCGGAGCGCGTCAAGGAGCAACGCCTGATCCTGATGGCCAGGGCGAACCTCGGTTTTGCGCTGATGGGCCAGGGACGCATGGCCGAAGGACTCCCTTGGGTCGACGGCGTGATTGCCGAGCTGCGCAAAGGCGAAGTCTGGGGCGACGTCGAAGCAATGCTCGACGAAAAGAGCCGCATGCAGCAACAGGCCGGCCTGTACAGGGAAGCCCTGGCAACCGTGCGCCAGCAGCAGGAGCTGGGGCGCACCAACGATCGCGCTGCACGCGACCGGGCGATTGCGGCGCTCCAGGAAGAATTCGACGCCACCCAGCGTACGCGCCAGATCGAATTCCTGCACCGCGAGAACGGCATCAAGGAAGCCGAGCTGGGCAGCCGCCGCATGGCCCAGCTCGTCACGACCCTTGCCGCCGTGCTGACTGTGCTCGGTGGCGCCGTCGTGTTCGTGCTCTACCGGCGTGCCCGCAGCAGCGCCGTGCGCCTGCAGCAGCTCAACACCCAGCTCGAGTTCCACTCGATGCGCGACGCCTTGACGGGCCTGTTCAACCGCCGCTCCTTTGTCGACAAGATGTCGGCGCGCGCCACCCACGGCAGCGGCGAGCGGCGCAAGGCGGCGCCGGGCGACGTCGACTGTTTCGTCCTGATGGACATCGACCACTTCAAGACCATCAACGACCGCTGGGGCCATGCCGTGGGCGATGCGGTGCTGGTCGAAGTAGCGCGCCGCCTGGCGCTGGCGGTGCGCGATACCGACATGGTGCTGCGCTGGGGTGGCGAAGAATTCCTGGTACGCCCCGGCAACCAATCCAGTCCACCTTGCCGAACTGATCGGCCGGGTGCTCGATGCGGTGGGCGCAACGCCCGTCGACGCGGGCAGCTGCCAGGTCGCGGTCACGCTGAGCGCCGGCGTCGTCTACCTGCCCTGCCCGGGGGGCGGAAAGCGGCGCGCTCGACTGGCAAGGCGCGCTGCGCCTTGCCGACTGGGCGCTGTACCACGGCAAGGAGAACGGGCGCAACCAGGCCTGGATCGTCACCGGCCTGCTTGCGCCGGTGCCTGCCGTGCTCGCCGACCTGGACGGGGCCGGACACGGCAGCCTGCCGCCAGGTTTGCTGGACCTGCACTGCGTGCGCGGACCCCGCCAGCAGGATTCCGCCTAGCTTGCGCCGCGGCCCGGGGCTCGATTGCTCCAGGGTTCATCGAAATAGTCCTAAGTGCAACAAAGTGTGCATTTTCGACCACTTTCAGCATGCTATCGTCTCCCGGTTGCTTACCCTCCCACGGAGCACGCATGGCCGATAG